The following are encoded together in the Variovorax sp. PBS-H4 genome:
- a CDS encoding RNA methyltransferase, protein MRTRFILIQTSHAGNVGAAARAMKTMGFDELVLVAPRWANVLRREETIQRASGALDVLERARIVDTLDEALDGVTHLCATAMVPRDFGPPTRTPREHLVALAQGEAQHVAFLFGSERFGMRNEDVYRCHVALTIPTDPSFGSLNLGAAIQVIAYEWRLALGGFGVREAAASVRAADARAVAGMLEHWERSLVQIGFLDPEAPKKLMPRLQQLFNRAQPTPEEIHILRGIAKAMADASAGGSYKTPSPARDDPRP, encoded by the coding sequence CCATGAAGACCATGGGCTTCGACGAGCTCGTGCTGGTGGCCCCGCGCTGGGCCAACGTGCTGCGGCGCGAGGAAACCATCCAGCGCGCGAGCGGCGCACTCGACGTGCTGGAGCGGGCGCGCATCGTCGATACGCTGGACGAGGCGCTCGATGGCGTGACCCACCTCTGCGCGACTGCGATGGTGCCGCGCGACTTCGGCCCGCCGACGCGCACGCCGCGCGAGCACCTGGTGGCCCTCGCGCAGGGAGAAGCGCAGCACGTGGCCTTCCTCTTCGGTTCGGAGCGCTTCGGCATGCGCAACGAGGACGTGTACCGCTGCCATGTGGCGCTCACCATTCCCACCGACCCGTCCTTCGGGTCGCTGAACCTGGGCGCGGCGATCCAGGTGATCGCCTACGAATGGCGGCTGGCGCTGGGCGGCTTCGGCGTGCGCGAGGCCGCCGCATCGGTGCGGGCGGCGGACGCGCGGGCCGTGGCGGGCATGCTGGAGCACTGGGAACGCTCGCTGGTGCAGATCGGCTTCCTGGACCCCGAGGCGCCGAAGAAGCTGATGCCGCGGCTGCAGCAGCTCTTCAACCGCGCGCAGCCCACGCCGGAAGAGATCCACATCCTGCGCGGCATCGCCAAGGCCATGGCCGATGCCTCCGCCGGCGGCAGCTACAAGACCCCATCGCCCGCGCGCGATGATCCGAGACCTTAG